The genomic region AGAAAAGTTGTCGCCGTGCCCAAAAAGCTGAGATCACACGCAGTACCTGAATATGAGCTGCATTGGAACTCTACAACTACACCATCCCTGTTTGAGGCACCATCAAAAGTTTAAACTGTACCAGAACTACAAAAAAAAGGGAAAACGTCCAAAACgggaaacaaaacaaacaaagcaCAACAAAAGGAAAAAATAAAATCACCACCTGTGTGGCTTAACTGCATACTGTACAAAGTTCAGTACATTCTCATTGGAATGGTATAGTCTCTTGCTCAGAGTTCAAGCCGAGCATTGTTGTGTGTGGGGTCTTTTCTTCTTCTTGGGTAGCAGTCTTAGCGGTCAGATGTTTAGCGGCTGAGCTGCAGATGGTGTAGCGCCCCCTGGTGGATAAGGTGTCCTAGTGTCCGTTGGAGGCTTGTGAGGCGTTGTTGATCCAGTCAAGGGTGATGAGGGTCAAGCTGCCGATCATGACGAAGAAGCCACTGCACAGGAAAATGGATgcctggagagagggggaggacgaGATGGTCAGACTTAgcacaacaaacacaacaaggCTTTCTATCTCCACTCTACGATTGATGCTCCATACCAGGAGTCACAGGCCACAACACCCACAGACAATTGAATGGACCAAAAAGGAGCGGGATGGTTCCTTACCCCGATTTTCTGCACAGACTTCATGGACTCCTTCTTGACCAGTTTGATATAGAAGGCCGAGGGCAGGATGAAAATCAACATGGCTGCCGCAGATGCACCTGAGAAGGAAGATGACAGGCTCAGTGGGGATGTTCACCTCTTTTCTTTGCCTATTACAATTTCTAGATCCTATGAACTGCACCTGACCAACTGAACACATTCACTCACCGATGAAGCCGAAGATGTCTCTGATGGTGGGGACGAAGATGACCAGACAGTTTGTGCTGGCCAGCAGAACCATGGTGATGATGGTGTGGCGGATCCAGCTGAACTCCTTGGAAGCACACAGCAGCTGGATGACCGACGTGCGGATCTACGAAGAAACAGACAGAGACGGGGGACCAAGGTCAACATGGTGGCAGTGCCGAACCTGACAATGCTCACGAGttttggatggatggatagaaggACAGCTGGATGGAcagcctgccagccagccagatAGATAGATGTGGGGCTTACGGGAAACAGCACCACAGGGACAGTCAGGGTGACAGCTGTCAGCACGGCCAGACGAACGATGAGTAGGATCACGTCAGACTTGTAGACCTTGGAGTAGGTGTGCAGCAGTTCGGGCTCCACATGCACTGTAAAGCCAATCCAATATGGTCATTTAATTTATGCTTGTTTCCTTCTCACTTATAAAGCCACATATTCAATTAATTTCCCTTAGCCTGATGAGTCCACACTTTTCAGATATTCAGATATCCAGACACAGGGCCCCTACGGTCAACCTTCACTCAACCAACACGCCAAGGCCTTAGCCAAACAGGCTACCTGACCTAGAATGATACCCTGGCTTTCACAACTGCTGGGTCTATGTCATTTTGCTGTATTATTGGTATTGGTTCAGAAATGTATTTGGAACCTGCCTGTTACATGTCCAGACAAATCAAACTGAGATTTAGAGTTCAATTGGAATAAAGCCAAGATTATTCAAGGTTGTGTGTAACTTTCACACCCTCATTCATCCATTTTCGTCATGTCATGTCGTCCTTGCTAACTAGGGCCATTGCATAGCCATACTTTTAGGGAAGTCTGGAACATGGCTGGACACCTGCTGCGATGTCCTTGCCATAACAAATATGCAGGATCATTGGTGTACTGAACAGCTGATTGTGTGTCTTGTTTTCTCATGGGGGACAGTACTTGCATAACAACTGGTAGTATAAGACCTAAACTGACTGTTTCCAGCTCAAACTAGTTTGGTTTCCGACTGTTAAAAAAAGGATGAATATGTTTCTAAGGGGAGCAGGGTTGCTCACCGTTGAAGGTCAGATATCCGAAGAGAGCAGCCAGCAGGTACATGATGAACATGGACAGGAAAGACACGTTGGCCACGCGCTGCATCTTTCTACGGGAACGACTGGGAAAGAACAGGAAGAAGAGGAGGTTTAGACAACACAGAACCACTGTTattttctctccctttcttcagcgataaactgtgtgtgtgtgtgtgtgtgtgtgattgtgcacttgtgtgtgtgtgtgtgtgaagccttGACAACGTGGCAGCTGTGTTAACAGCGATAGACTCACTCTTTAAGCTCCTCGTACATGGGCAGGACGGCGGGGTGGCAGACAAAGGCGAAAGTCAGGATAGGAACAGCATACACAGTCTGAAGGAGAGAGTTAGACAAGACAGTTAGATGtttgacacatgcacacacacaaaaaaaaacattagatCGCACAACAAAACATACATACAGGTACGAAAGCACTTGGACATCAATTAAGTATCTCTTTCTATTTATCGATTTACCACTTAACATATCTGTCCATTTCTCACCTGAGAGTTGAAGACAAAGTATTTGGGTGTGCAGACGTCCTCGTTGTAGCTGACGGCGGTGGTGTTGAGGTAGCCCTCCATGGTGTTCAGGACCTTGCTAACCGTCTCGTTCAGTATCACGTCCATGTTAGGGATGTAAGGGCACGGGATCTGGAACTTCTTATAGATCACCTGTAAAAGAAACCAAGCCCATTTAGACTCCCATACAAAAGGTACAGAGTATTGGCTACATACATTGCTAACTGCCAATATTATAACTACCACAGATTAAAAACTCATTACTTTTTGAAAGCAATGTACAATAGAGGAGATAGGAGTAATTTGAAATGCTTGCTCATGGTCCAGCTAGCTAGAGCAGGTCAGAATTGCAAACCAATGTGTCACAGTTATACAGGTGtactatcttaatttgaccagtttctcacagcaggaaaatagtcctgcagtgacaggaaatgtgaattattgtatggattataattaatggatacATTTGAGTTaggtggaaattacaaactttagaagcctttttaaaccttgaatacactacaattagTTTTTCCTTCTGTGCAGGAACATTATCTGTGACAACAGAGTGATACAATTAAGATATCATATCTGTAGGTGAGCCATTCACTACAATAACATGAACAGTAAAGACCACAACAGCAGAATGGTGGAGGATGTTGACTCACCACAATCAGGAAGAACACCATGCAAAGCAGGGAGAAACCACTGGTGTAACCAAGGTAACCTGAAGTAAggtaacagagagagaaaaaactatTGAGTACTTCATATACTGTGGAAATGTAAGATAGTAAATATACTAAAAACTGTGTAATATCCCTGTTATAACATATACATTTATATTAAAATGGTATTACAATGAATAAGAATGTACTCTTCTAAGGCAATATATTAACTTTATCAGTCAAAAAGGAATCTAATGTAAACAAACAGTTCCGGCTTCTCCTACACACATACGTTGCCACAGTGCGTCACCATTTCCCACCCTTTTCCAACATTTTACACAAGTGCTGCATTTtacaacacacattcacacacacaaacacacaaagtaAAGTGCCACACTCTGTATTGTGTCTTACCGAGGTTCCTGAGAAGTGAGAGAGGCAGGATGATGACAACTGACACCAAGATCACCAGATAGTCCCCGTTCGCATACCACTCTCTGGAACGCACAGGAGAGACAAGAACACACGTCATACACTGTACACACATATCACCACACATTTTCATATAAtaacacacaggtacacacacacacttacacacattcATCTAGCTTTTGTCAAAACTATTGTAGCTTTCGTTTCTCGTTTGACTGTTGTTTTGAATGTTGTAAAATACAAACATGGCAGAATGTCTGCAATGCACACAGAAATAGCAGCCTGCACTTAGGGTGGTCTAGCTACATGTTGGCAACACTACATGAATGTTTAATGGGCCAGTTGGTTGGTCTGCATGAGCTCATCCAGAGGGCTGTCTCGGTGCGGCACTGGCTCTTCTAAAAGGACCCTTTGAATGGCCGCCGAGAACACACCGTCgctcctcgctcctctctctctctgccgagAGGGACAAAGAGGCCTCTTCACATCTTCCCAGTGCAGCACTCAAAAACAACCCGCCGCCATTTTGAATGATACCAGAGTCACTACTTCACCTCGAGGGTCGACCGCTCAAAACAACCATGGGCCATTTGTCAAACCGAACTATAACAGCTGactaaaagacacacacacacatacaccaacgCACAAACAGAATCTAGAGACAAAGCTACTTACCCGTTGTTAGCTCCCATGAAGGCTTGGATAACGATCGGCAGCTCGTACTTCACAATGTAGAGGTAGCTGGACATGGCTGCAAAGGTAAAAGCAAGTCAAAATTAGTCAAAGTCATAATGTGAATCAGCGACTTCGCATCAAAATGTGACTGTATTTTGTTCCAAAACAGACATCTCTGAGCCAGAAATGGTTCTAATAGCACTAACTAAGGATGAATAGGCCTATTGGTTTGCAGAAGGGATGTTTGTTCCATTGGAAAGTCTAGTACCCTTGCAAATATTTATTCTAAACATTTACAGAACCAGGGGGGCTGTTCCTTTTCTATGTGTGACATCACTGACATTTAGACCAGGGGGGCTGTTCCTTTTCTATGTGTGACATCACTGACATTTAGACCAGGGGGGCTGCTCTTCCTTTTCTATATGTGCATCACTGACATTTAGACTTTGGAATTTATTTTTTCCACATAGTCAACTCCTAGTGGATCAATGAGACTGTCTGCCCGAATTTGATCAGTCTTCCTGAATGACCATTGATGTGTCCTTAGTTCTCACCTCCGATGTTCTGCATGGTGATGGAGATGGATGCAGCCAGTTTCCCAGGCATGCCGAAGGCCTTGTAACCCAACTGTTCATAGACCAGCGACCCTCCTTCATTGGCTGTCTTTAGAAGCAAGTGCACAGAGTACAGGGAGAAGATGGACACAGCCACCAGGAGAATTctgtggagagaagaggaacatTGTATCATGAGTAAGATATGGAACCAGGCCAAAGGACTGCTATTGCCTGCAAGACTGGTAAGGACTATTATTGACTGGCATTAACCACACTGACACCCTGTAACACGGTTGACTACTGACAAGTGCACATTGGATAAGTGCAAGCTTGGTTTCCGTGCGTTGCATTTCACCAGTCCGAATTCATACACATTATTTTGACTTCCTCTCCCGATGGCTCGGAGACAAACCACACCAAAGGTCAACGCAGGGCTTAATTTCACATGGAAAATGTGTTCtgaccatcaatcaatcaatcaaatgtatttataaagccctttttacatcagcagatgtcacaaagtgctaggACACATCTCACGTTGACCATGTTGAGGCTGGGGAAGTGACATGCAAGCGacctactctgctgtactgtagcACCCAAACACAGGGATCAATAGGTTCTGTCTGTGAGCTGATCTGCAAAGACCTTGTCATGGGGACAGTTTTAATGCAACACAGCTATGCACAATCCAGATACAGGGATGTGATTGGACAATGGGCTCCAGGTTAGGATATTCTATCTATCCTCTTAGCAGCCAAGCCGTGCAGAGCCAACACTGTCTCACTGTAATAATAGAAGCAATTGTGCCACTGGGAAAAATGATCTCTAAGCGTTATGAGCTATGGTCACGTTATGAAGGCCTTGTGCAAATCAtttcactcacatacacacaacacacagtggtaTAGAGACGATTACTCGACTATATCCGAGCACTGCTCTGTCGATTCAGCTACTTGTCACCGTTTACACTTCTGCCCATAATAGTTTAGTCTACATCTTATCACGTTATATGCACTTCACTGATCACCAAATATACCTTGGATGACCTTAAGGTCATTGTTTTCACTCTGTAAATACTGAATATACCCAACAGTGAAGTGTTTGCAAGTCCCATGGTGTGGAAACCTTTTGCAAACAAAGATTTTAAAAAACGGAGGCCTTTGTGGAAATACACAAAAGCTATGATACCCTGAAGAAGGTATGTTAGTGGAAATGCATAAGCCAAATCAATAAAGGGTTTTGCATTGAGTGCCTTATTTTTTCCCCCAGTATGGTTCATATATTTTACAGAATTTCTCCTATTTCACAATGCTACACAAATAATCAGAGCTATTATATTCATAATTCATATTCATAAACTGTTGGAGCAAGTGGCCCTTCAGACtggctacccactgggcacagacgtcatttcaacatctagttttgatttacatttggttgagttgtcaactaacatgaattcaatgtgaaatcaacaacagaaaatcaccatgtcattggatttaggttgaaatgacgtgggaaaaacgttgattcaaccagtttttgcccagtgggttaccGAGCTTTCCCTCCAGTCCACTGTGAGTGGTGCTCACAGAGTGTCATGGCGAGAAGAAGAAGAGTCTACTAGAATGGCGGAGGGGGCGGGTATTCTTGCAGGGGTCATTAGCCACCGCTTTTGGCTCCATTCATGATCTCATGTGAGACCCATTTCCTGTACCTTAATATAACTCTGGCCCCAATGCAGAAAGATTAGCGCTGCTAAGCGGCTTCCCCCAGGCTTTGTGTGACTGGCCCACATGAAAGGCCCCAATGCTAGTGCGCCACCCCACCCAACCGCTCACACTCATACGCCCACTGTTTGTAAACACTGGCCTGTGTGGCTACTAGCTACCATGCACTGCTCAGTAGTAATAGAAGCTTTGATCTCTGTAGCCTGCCTTCCTCTCACTCCCTTCAGGGTTATCCAATGCCCTGCCCTGGACAAGGAAACGTCTCCAGTAGACTGTCGATACATGCTGTGCTCAGGTTGTCTGTATCTATGCCTCACATTGGTAGATATTGAGATGTTTGACCTTGTTGTGCACTACCTGGTGGTATATCGCACTGCTAAGTTTAGAATGTGCTGTATTTCCTCGGATATGAGTGAGTGCATTCAGACTCAGAGCCATAGAGTTCCACAAACTATTTTCCACACGGGCAACATACAGTGATATTCTATATTGCATTCTATTTAATGTGATTGTCACTTACATTTTaattatttagcagatgctcttatccaaagtgacttacaggagcaattagggttaagagccttgctcaagggcacattggcagatttttcacctagtcggctcagggattcgaaccagagaACTTTGGGTTACTGgctcaatgctcttaaccgctaggcaacCTGCCTATCCTAATTCCTACTACCTACTTCCCCAGATGCATACCCCTGAGCCCCATTTTAATTGTGGATGTGTATTTTGAATCCAATGATTTATATACACACTAGttgactgacagggggcgctgttttAAAGCCACTGCGTCttcatcttggcactccccccaccattgtaaaacatattttagaagctatagaaatgcatttattaatgtatacatttgtttttgccacatttattattTTACAGACACCTAAATGCATAAttgaaattatattatgtgagctaaacattaacattttaaatgtaaaaatatatatataatgtttttccttaaagtataattttttgaaagtaCTAATGGTACCGtccccactaaaacaacaaaatacttaaataaatgtaattttgtccttgaaacatttcattgaaatactgtagaattccattcattcctatggaggactgctccttctgaggagtgccaatatggccgaccagtggcttcaaagcctctcaagaACCAGTACACCAGCAATCCAGGGATAAACATAATTGGTGTTAACCACTTTAAAACAGACACCACTAGCTCTTCCTCACACCTTGCAAActgtggacattgccattggatgACACAGTGTGAACATTCTGATTGAACCTGCAGTGCAGTTTTTCTTcattaatcaatcaaatgtatttataaagccccttttacatcagcagctgtcactaagtgcttatacagaaacctgCCTAacaccccaaacagcaagcaatgcagatgattTAATTGAAGCCCAAGTCTGACTAGAACAGTACTCACACAAAGAGTGCAATGCCAGTGTTGGCCATGGCATAGGAGAGACCAAGGATGCCACTGCCCATAATAGCATTGCCCAGGTTGAAGACCGACATCCCAAAAGAGGCAGTGCCTGGATGCTGTTGAGAATAAAGTCAAATACCCAGTTAGAAAAACCCCTAAAATATAAGCTCCAAATTGGTAGCCTATATGTTATCATGACAGCACTTACATAATCCGTTTCGTACTTCTTCTTGTCCAGGTGGTAGTCTGGAAGGAAGTTTTGACTCTCTGCATCCATATCGGGATATTGACTGGAAATCAAACAtgcataaaacatttatttaatgaaTTAATCCCATTCCAATTCAGCCTTTAAAACAAACATAATACACATTCTACAAAAATAAGCAAGTTGATGACATTGCTGCGGTTAGAAACACAGGCATAGGTCTACTGCAGTGCCTCACCTGTCAATAGGAACCTTCTTGGTTGGACAGGAACTGTATTCATGACTATTTGAACTGACACTGCTATCCTCATCAGGGGAAATGTTGAAGCGGCTCATCTCTGTCTTTGCAGTGGCCTGTTTCATGCTGTAAAATAAACAAACGGAAAACCTTGAAGCAATTTGTGTTTATTTGTGAACTTCTTCCCTGCGCCATCCACACTGTCTTTTTTTCTAGGACCGTGAGTTCTACCAGGGACGTTGAATAATCAATATTAGACAGGGGAGACTAGGCTACTCATTGCGCTGTAGCTCCCTCATAAATCTGAAGTCATGTGACCAGACGAAGGGGGGTTGACTCATCCGAGGAGCCAGTGGAAAAATACCAGCCGCCCGGCATCCGCGTCTATCCACATCAGCGCAGCGTCACATATCCAATATGAATGACAAAAGCATTGCGCAAGCCTTTTCATCCCCAATTTCAACGTTAAATAAGAAGAATTGGCATTATAATAGGCCGATATTTGTAATTAACAAATCCCGTTTATTCAAACAGAATGTGAGATCATGTTATTTGTTGAGGGTTTTAAATTATAGCGCACAGCCTAATCCAAAACATTTTAGGCATGTAACTATTAAATAATTCGATTTTGGGCTCCATTTAATAAGATTTGTTCCATGACTGACTGATGGAAACAAAGGCACGTGCTTGTCTATTATGAGAATGGCACCATTTTGCGCAGAGCTGTAATCTTATAATTGTCTTAGATTTCCTCAGCTGTAGTTTACAGTCATTAATTTCATTACTTGGACATTGATGCCTTTTATTTACAAATATCCCAAATAACGGAAAAGACTCAACCATCAAATACATTACATTCCTTTCTTGTTTACCTCCCCGACATTCCTCTGTAAAGAATGTAGCCCACTAGCCTACAGCATCAGtgctatttatttatttccttGCGAGTCTGGCCCATTGCGCTGtgtatgtagcctaggcctatagcATCATAAAGATTATAAAGAATATAGAAATAAAATAGCTATAACCTAATAAATCTTATCTTTGCGCCTAATTGATCTTGGCTAATTGACTAGGGAAATAACCCGCAAGAGATTAAATACATCGGCCCGCCATTTCAATACACAATATATAGGCTAATTATTTCACCTATTTTCCAATAGAATAGACTTAATTATTAACAATACAGAATACATCAATTTACTAGGCCTATAGAATTGTAAATTACAATCTATAGCTAGAGAATTACAAGATAATTAGCCTACACACAGAAATATTTCTTGGTAGACAGTAAACGATGAGGCGCAGACAGAATCTTACCTTTGAGAAGACGAATAAAATCCCTATGAAAAAGTGGAGATCCTTAGCTATTTTAATTTGAAACAATTCCTTCACCGTTGAATGTCTCCAATATTCTACTAGAAAGTATTTATCCTTGAGGTTTTAAATTCCCAATTATCAGTAACAATAAATATACTTCAGATACAATTAAATTGTCCCAATTAAATAGGAAAATAACTTACAATGTGGATACAATTGTATAATAATTGCTTAAAAGCTCAATTTTAAAGATGTTATACAAGTCAAATTGCCAATGACATGATGCGCTACTTGAATTTACGTTGTTCTAAACGAGGTGGGGTTTGTCTGCACCTTTATATCTATCCAGCATTGCATCAGCCCGAGGAGGAAGGGGAGTGGCTTTTTGCCTTGGCGACTGGCATAGACTTTACACACGCCACAATGAATGGCGCGGTTTGTGTACAAACACATGGTCCAGTAAAGGGGGTGGTTCAGAATGCCCTTCAAAATGTGCATTCGGTTATGTTGATTTCTGCTCATGGAAAAGTTTAAGTCAAAATCAGATCATGTATTTGGATCACTGTGTCCTCGTTTGTTTTTTCTGTGTGTTTCACTGAGAAGACAATAAATAGCCTAGCCAATAGGCTATACTTTAAACTATAGCCCATAACATTAGTAGTCTAGGCCTACATTCCTTTGGTTTAACGACCCCGATAATTAGGGCATGACTCCTTTTCTGGACAGTTTTTTATTTGGTTCCCGGACATGCAATTGACTTGACGATGAACTGAGGAGAAAGCATAAGATTGGGTGTCAGTAGAATTTAAAATGCGACTCAAGCTTCAAAGAAGACCTCCCAGTATCAAGAAGATTAACGTACGCAAACGAATCATGTGACGACGGTTCAGGTGAGCGCGCCAGGAATCCGTTTTATCCCAATCCCCTTGTCATGAAGTGACTCCCTGACATCGGCGTTAGGTTCACACTCTCGCTCCTTTGCGGGTCTAAGCAACGCGTTGGTTCTCTCACCAATGCTGTTAAAGTTATGTTTACACACTCTTTCTAAACAAACTAAGCTGCCCCCTACTTCACACAcaggctctgtctctctgttatgGTTCTCTGtgtcacgcgcacacacacacgcacacagctgCTTCTTCATTGTAGCCCATACATGTTAGGCTATTACGCATGTATTAGGCTATAACTTTATTATTGTCCATAGCAGGGTCAGTGTTTCTCAGTATGGTACACATTTTTAGATTGATTGAACTGGGGTGTCTGACATTGAGGTGAAATCACACAGTTTCGTAACAGAGAGGGGTTCATaacccacgggggccagtatgaaaatgtatgcagcagTCTTTATGTCGAGCCTTCTGGACCGCATCCAAAAATGTAGATTCATGGTCTTTACTTTGGCTTCATGAACGTGTGACACAAGTACAAATGAACCCATGGCACTGTTAGAAAATAAGGATCTCTGAGAATGAGTTTGCAGATTACCCATGTTAATGTTGTTTAGTGGTATGAGACCAGTTTGACCtcagtggttagggttagttgcTGGTTCAGGAGATATTACTGTAAAAGGCCCAATAGTCCTACCTATAACGTCCACTATTCGTGCCAGGTTCATTTCTATGTGATAGCAGAACGGTATATAATCTAAACCATATGTGTAGGTATGAACAGCATCCCAGCCTTTAGACCAAAACGTAGCAACacaggtgtacacacacacacacacacacacacattattcccCTCTCAGTCACACATGAGTTTGTTTGTGTATAGGTCTGTGGGAGCCATTGTTTGGAGCTTTAGAGTGACCCTGCCGAACTAAGACGGATCAGGAAAGTGGAGCAGGGCCTGGATTTGTGCCGATTCCCCAGCCTCGCCATGGCCCCACGTTACATTAACACATCATTTACGCTGACTCGTCCAGACACAGGCCGTGGCCTAGGCGTGGAGATTATCTTAAATTAACTTTTGACTGATACACAAGAGTGTGAAGTCTAAATGTTGTCAATGTCTGTCTATGGATTTGGATGGAATGCATCCAAGCATTCTACACATGTGAGGATATATTTCTATAGGACACTGTGTTATAAACTATCGTTTGGTTTGTCACCTGTGTACTCTGTTAGGGCAGCGGAggcgtcgggtgaggttgtgtctctctctggcgggagacgcgaactggctgaatcgattcagtggctagctttgcacttaactggctaacagtagctactaagggtaagttataacctacatttgtgttttgtttttacatactggtaaccagagtcgttcaagggaattcgggacatgggtgactagttaacgttagcttggctctctctgtgtgttcgtgccgtgggaggaggggttggttcgttggcagagagcaatggctagctagtatgctaactattctagctaactaactggctgaataagttgacgacggactcactcaaactgtcaaaactaacccaaaactttacacaacgttagacacggacacgaatgatctgcttggcatgttaacacactggtggtttgttgtaaccgagtattggttctaaaccgtgttattggaggctgacatgctagttggctatggcgtcataggattcggtgccctggacggttttcacggaagaatactgtaccaagttagctagctgaataaactaagttagagtctattcctagaaaacattgaaccgctgtagtttacaacaattataatttctaaagtggaagttgggggagttatatttgagtgtttcagtgaaacgtaagtgagggaggccccgctctctcgctttcccagatgtttagttcattttattccgatctcctttgcattattgtagccgttttctgtagcctgtcaactatgtgtctgtctatccctgttctctc from Coregonus clupeaformis isolate EN_2021a unplaced genomic scaffold, ASM2061545v1 scaf0290, whole genome shotgun sequence harbors:
- the LOC121543484 gene encoding sodium-coupled neutral amino acid transporter 2; this translates as MKQATAKTEMSRFNISPDEDSSVSSNSHEYSSCPTKKVPIDSQYPDMDAESQNFLPDYHLDKKKYETDYHPGTASFGMSVFNLGNAIMGSGILGLSYAMANTGIALFVILLVAVSIFSLYSVHLLLKTANEGGSLVYEQLGYKAFGMPGKLAASISITMQNIGAMSSYLYIVKYELPIVIQAFMGANNGEWYANGDYLVILVSVVIILPLSLLRNLGYLGYTSGFSLLCMVFFLIVVIYKKFQIPCPYIPNMDVILNETVSKVLNTMEGYLNTTAVSYNEDVCTPKYFVFNSQTVYAVPILTFAFVCHPAVLPMYEELKDRSRRKMQRVANVSFLSMFIMYLLAALFGYLTFNVHVEPELLHTYSKVYKSDVILLIVRLAVLTAVTLTVPVVLFPIRTSVIQLLCASKEFSWIRHTIITMVLLASTNCLVIFVPTIRDIFGFIGASAAAMLIFILPSAFYIKLVKKESMKSVQKIGASIFLCSGFFVMIGSLTLITLDWINNASQASNGH